From Demequina capsici, one genomic window encodes:
- a CDS encoding manganese efflux pump MntP translates to MSILTLLLTALGVSADAFAVSVGKGLHLRRLVWRPALQLAITFGVFQAVMPVIGWLLASTFAAQMAAFDHWIAFGLLTAIGAKMLWEARSADEDDVAEEVPDHEVTIGMRELLVLGVATSIDALAVGVSFAFLSVDIVAAVLVIGAVTFVASLAGYRVGHHAGRHLRSWAEIAGGLVLIGIGVRILIEHLAAG, encoded by the coding sequence TTGTCGATCCTCACACTGCTCCTCACCGCCCTGGGAGTCTCCGCCGACGCGTTCGCCGTGTCCGTGGGCAAGGGGCTCCACCTGCGTCGCCTCGTGTGGCGTCCCGCGTTGCAGCTCGCCATCACCTTCGGCGTCTTCCAGGCGGTCATGCCCGTCATCGGCTGGCTGCTCGCATCCACGTTCGCTGCACAGATGGCGGCCTTCGATCACTGGATCGCCTTCGGCCTGCTGACGGCCATCGGCGCGAAGATGCTCTGGGAGGCGCGGTCGGCCGACGAGGACGATGTAGCGGAGGAGGTCCCGGATCACGAGGTGACGATCGGGATGCGGGAGCTCCTGGTGCTCGGGGTGGCCACCAGCATCGACGCGCTCGCCGTGGGAGTCTCGTTCGCGTTCCTGTCGGTGGACATCGTGGCGGCGGTCCTCGTGATCGGAGCCGTCACCTTCGTCGCCTCGCTCGCGGGCTACCGGGTGGGACATCACGCGGGGAGGCATCTGAGGTCCTGGGCGGAGATCGCCGGAGGCCTGGTGCTGATCGGCATCGGTGTGCGCATCCTCATCGAGCACCTGGCGGCCGGCTGA
- a CDS encoding peptidylprolyl isomerase translates to MIATFQTTAGDIRVELFPNHAPVTVANFVGLATGEKEWKDPATGQASHEPFYDGLVFHRVIDGFMIQGGCPLGTGTGGPGYNFDDEIHPELTFNKPYLLAMANAGKRVNPITGKPAGTNGSQFFITVTNPDWLNGKHTIFGEVADDESKAVVDKIATTPTGPGDRPVEDVMITSVTISE, encoded by the coding sequence ATGATCGCAACGTTCCAGACCACGGCCGGAGACATCCGCGTCGAGCTGTTCCCGAACCACGCCCCTGTCACGGTGGCGAACTTCGTCGGCCTCGCCACCGGTGAGAAGGAGTGGAAGGACCCGGCGACCGGTCAGGCCAGCCACGAGCCGTTCTACGACGGCCTCGTCTTCCACCGCGTCATCGACGGCTTCATGATCCAGGGCGGCTGCCCTCTGGGCACCGGAACCGGCGGCCCCGGCTACAACTTCGACGACGAGATCCACCCGGAGCTCACGTTCAACAAGCCCTACCTGCTCGCCATGGCGAACGCGGGCAAGCGCGTCAACCCGATCACCGGCAAGCCCGCGGGCACCAACGGCTCGCAGTTCTTCATCACCGTGACCAACCCCGACTGGCTCAACGGCAAGCACACCATCTTCGGCGAGGTCGCGGACGACGAGTCGAAGGCCGTCGTGGACAAGATCGCCACCACGCCTACGGGCCCCGGCGACCGCCCGGTCGAGGACGTGATGATCACGTCGGTCACAATCTCCGAGTAG
- a CDS encoding rhomboid family intramembrane serine protease has product MSVQGGGTAMEPVCPRHPDRVSYVSCQRCGRPTCPECQTPAPVGVICVDCARQARQQARPVVNRLGFTSAFGKPVVTYAIIGLNVAAYLYGTLVLGSSAWAAKWGMIPGLNGELGGAGEEWYRWITSGFLHFSIFHIGMNMLVLFQFGSQLEPILGRARFAALYILALLGGSFGVELLASSGVHGGASGAIFGLFTAYAVVLYKLKLDYRSVLTTAVPWLALGFIVPGISWEAHAGGAVTGTVVMLAMLHWVDNRQRARR; this is encoded by the coding sequence ATGAGCGTGCAGGGTGGCGGGACCGCCATGGAACCCGTGTGCCCCCGCCACCCTGACCGCGTCTCCTACGTCTCCTGCCAGCGCTGCGGGCGTCCCACCTGCCCGGAGTGCCAGACCCCGGCTCCCGTCGGCGTGATCTGCGTGGACTGCGCACGTCAGGCGCGGCAGCAGGCCCGGCCGGTCGTGAACCGGCTGGGCTTCACCTCCGCCTTCGGCAAGCCGGTCGTGACCTACGCGATCATCGGCCTCAACGTGGCGGCGTACCTCTACGGAACACTCGTGCTCGGCTCCTCCGCCTGGGCGGCGAAGTGGGGCATGATCCCGGGTCTCAACGGCGAGCTCGGGGGCGCCGGCGAGGAATGGTACCGCTGGATCACCTCGGGATTCCTGCACTTCAGCATCTTCCACATCGGCATGAACATGCTGGTGCTGTTCCAGTTCGGGAGCCAGCTGGAGCCGATCCTGGGGCGCGCGCGATTCGCCGCCCTGTACATCCTCGCGCTGCTCGGGGGATCGTTCGGAGTGGAGCTCCTGGCGAGCTCGGGTGTCCATGGCGGCGCCTCAGGTGCGATCTTCGGCCTCTTCACCGCGTACGCCGTCGTGCTCTACAAGCTCAAGCTCGACTACCGCTCGGTGCTCACCACCGCGGTGCCCTGGCTGGCGCTCGGCTTCATCGTTCCCGGCATCTCGTGGGAAGCGCATGCCGGCGGCGCCGTCACGGGCACGGTGGTCATGCTCGCCATGCTGCATTGGGTGGACAACCGCCAGCGCGCACGTCGCTGA
- a CDS encoding cell division protein CrgA — translation MARAKKKNDSVTYKAPRNLGKAPSENPRWLVPTIVAFLVVGLAWIVVHYVTQGQYPLPLYNWNVAIGFGCFAVAMGLLTRWK, via the coding sequence GTGGCACGAGCCAAGAAGAAGAACGACAGCGTCACCTACAAGGCGCCCAGGAACCTGGGCAAGGCGCCGTCCGAGAACCCGCGTTGGCTGGTGCCGACGATCGTCGCCTTCCTCGTGGTCGGTCTCGCGTGGATCGTGGTGCACTACGTGACGCAGGGCCAGTACCCGCTGCCCCTGTACAACTGGAACGTGGCGATCGGCTTCGGCTGCTTCGCGGTGGCGATGGGTCTGCTGACCCGCTGGAAGTAG
- a CDS encoding class E sortase, which yields MSHDATASEAPSPELAGPRHRRRGPHPLDRVLGVVGELLIAAGVLVGLFVVWQLFYTDVTADREQAQIVEDFVASVSAGDTGGASGSGDPTDDVQVVQSIPAEYQFTDDPPVMSEPGHADTFAVMYVPRWGADYAKPIGQGVDKAGVLNVIGIGHYPGTAMPGGLGNFAVAGHRTTYGKPFADIDRLQEGDSIVIQTADAWYVYTVTSHEIVLPTAVDVIAPVPDQPGASADGRYITLTSCHPRFSAAQRWVVHGQLAYWAPLGHGEPAEMLEGTAS from the coding sequence ATGTCCCACGACGCCACAGCCTCCGAGGCGCCATCCCCGGAGCTCGCAGGTCCCCGGCACAGGAGGCGCGGTCCGCACCCGCTCGACCGCGTGCTCGGCGTCGTGGGCGAGCTGCTGATCGCCGCCGGCGTGCTCGTGGGCCTGTTCGTCGTGTGGCAGCTCTTCTACACGGACGTCACGGCGGACCGTGAGCAGGCGCAGATCGTGGAGGACTTCGTCGCCAGCGTCAGCGCCGGTGACACGGGCGGCGCTTCCGGCTCGGGCGACCCCACGGATGACGTCCAGGTGGTCCAGTCGATCCCCGCGGAGTACCAGTTCACCGACGATCCGCCCGTCATGAGCGAGCCTGGCCATGCGGACACGTTCGCGGTCATGTACGTGCCGCGCTGGGGTGCCGACTACGCGAAGCCGATCGGTCAAGGCGTCGACAAGGCAGGCGTGCTCAACGTCATCGGAATCGGGCACTACCCCGGCACGGCGATGCCGGGCGGCCTGGGAAACTTCGCCGTCGCGGGACACCGCACCACCTACGGCAAGCCGTTCGCAGATATCGACCGGCTGCAGGAGGGGGACAGCATCGTCATCCAGACGGCCGACGCCTGGTACGTGTACACCGTGACGAGCCACGAGATCGTGCTGCCCACCGCGGTCGACGTCATCGCGCCGGTGCCTGATCAGCCGGGTGCCTCCGCCGACGGCCGGTACATCACGCTCACGTCCTGCCACCCCCGATTCTCGGCCGCGCAGCGGTGGGTGGTTCACGGACAGCTCGCGTACTGGGCGCCACTGGGTCACGGCGAGCCCGCGGAGATGCTGGAAGGGACCGCATCATGA
- a CDS encoding aminodeoxychorismate/anthranilate synthase component II: MTRILVIDNYDSFVYTIVGYLRQMGAETVVVRNDAVHEAGDVTDYDGVLISPGPGAPAEAGSSMDVIRRCAETGTPMLGICLGHQALAEVYGAVVSHAPELMHGKTSLVSHHEGSVLTGLPSPFTATRYHSLAVENPTVPDDLEVTCSTANGIIMGLKHRSLPLHGVQFHPESVLTEGGHRLLANWLEMCGMPDAEARSAGLGPLVRK; the protein is encoded by the coding sequence ATGACGAGGATCCTCGTGATCGACAACTACGACTCGTTCGTCTACACGATCGTGGGCTACCTGCGTCAGATGGGCGCCGAGACCGTCGTCGTGCGCAACGACGCAGTCCACGAGGCGGGCGATGTCACCGACTACGACGGGGTGCTGATCTCGCCCGGACCGGGCGCCCCCGCCGAGGCCGGATCGTCGATGGACGTCATCAGGCGCTGCGCCGAGACGGGCACGCCGATGCTCGGCATCTGCCTGGGCCACCAGGCGCTCGCCGAGGTGTACGGCGCGGTGGTCAGCCATGCGCCTGAGCTCATGCACGGCAAGACATCCCTGGTGTCCCATCACGAGGGCTCGGTGCTGACGGGCCTGCCGTCGCCGTTCACGGCGACGCGCTACCACTCGCTCGCCGTGGAGAACCCGACCGTGCCGGACGACCTCGAGGTCACGTGCAGCACCGCCAACGGGATCATCATGGGGCTCAAGCACAGGTCGCTGCCGCTGCATGGGGTGCAGTTCCATCCCGAGTCCGTGCTCACCGAGGGTGGCCACAGGCTGCTCGCGAACTGGCTTGAGATGTGCGGCATGCCCGACGCCGAGGCCAGGTCCGCCGGGCTGGGCCCGCTGGTGCGCAAGTAG
- a CDS encoding aryl-sulfate sulfotransferase, which yields MIAPRLGALATAVLVGALLSSCTGASPDAGTTTGGTPSASGQASSSASALDGETTLARLHLVRQVIDADAEAALADLDAAVYIASPTFSTEQSVLELTAALEPVAEVPVRGDAWGYALTVVDGRLMLTTNDCLAESLGWAECAHVNTVAHGVLQRHPETAAYALDFHGLTADAQGDGFFGDRYVPVACDASIAACGLSGGTEGPDHVYDCQIVHYRDGEQVWSWSALEHMPEGVIDQASTTAVFSASDPFHCNSMQVSDDGGTLYVSMKGVSTVVAVDIATGEVLWTFGDYAGPEALQVSDPDGLLGDRQLLSGNHDIQLLDDGRFTIFDNGSSGVGVARFLVVSVDDGVATIERVVEDSSGRTSECMGSATPLVADESLWAVSWGCGSSGVEIVTAEGDPIVRLTADGTALRAQELVYGIGTFSDEIAATVAYRALVAQPGLVADA from the coding sequence GTGATCGCCCCGCGCCTCGGAGCGCTCGCGACGGCCGTCCTCGTCGGCGCCCTGCTGTCGTCGTGCACAGGCGCGTCGCCCGACGCGGGAACGACGACGGGCGGGACGCCGTCGGCATCGGGGCAGGCGTCGTCGTCCGCATCGGCGCTCGACGGCGAGACGACGCTGGCGAGGCTCCACCTCGTGCGCCAGGTGATCGATGCCGACGCCGAGGCCGCGCTCGCGGATCTGGACGCCGCGGTCTACATCGCCTCGCCGACGTTCTCCACGGAGCAGTCCGTGCTCGAGCTCACCGCCGCGCTGGAGCCCGTGGCGGAGGTGCCCGTGCGTGGCGACGCATGGGGGTACGCCCTCACGGTCGTCGACGGTCGCCTGATGTTGACGACGAACGACTGCCTCGCGGAGTCGCTCGGCTGGGCCGAGTGCGCCCACGTCAACACGGTCGCGCACGGCGTGCTCCAGCGCCACCCTGAGACCGCCGCATACGCGCTCGACTTCCATGGGCTGACCGCGGACGCGCAAGGCGACGGGTTCTTCGGGGACCGGTACGTGCCGGTGGCGTGCGATGCGAGCATCGCGGCGTGCGGCCTGTCGGGGGGCACGGAGGGCCCGGATCACGTCTACGACTGCCAGATCGTGCACTACCGGGACGGTGAGCAGGTGTGGTCCTGGTCTGCGCTCGAGCACATGCCGGAAGGCGTCATCGACCAGGCCAGCACCACCGCGGTGTTCAGCGCAAGCGACCCCTTCCACTGCAACTCGATGCAGGTCAGCGACGACGGCGGCACCCTGTACGTCTCGATGAAGGGCGTCAGCACGGTGGTGGCGGTGGACATCGCGACAGGCGAGGTGCTGTGGACCTTCGGCGACTATGCGGGGCCCGAGGCGCTCCAGGTCTCCGACCCCGACGGTCTGCTCGGTGACAGGCAGCTGCTGAGCGGCAACCACGACATCCAGCTGCTCGACGACGGGCGCTTCACCATCTTCGACAACGGGTCGTCCGGCGTGGGGGTCGCCCGGTTCCTCGTGGTCAGCGTCGACGACGGCGTCGCGACGATCGAGCGGGTGGTGGAGGACTCCTCCGGCCGCACCTCGGAGTGCATGGGATCGGCGACGCCCTTGGTGGCCGACGAGAGCCTCTGGGCGGTCTCATGGGGCTGCGGCTCGTCCGGCGTCGAGATCGTGACCGCGGAAGGCGACCCCATCGTGAGGCTGACGGCCGACGGCACCGCGCTGCGCGCGCAGGAGCTGGTCTACGGCATCGGCACGTTCAGCGACGAGATCGCGGCCACGGTCGCCTACCGGGCGCTCGTGGCCCAGCCCGGGCTGGTCGCGGACGCGTAG
- a CDS encoding prenyltransferase, translating to MASIVKASRPVSWINTAFPFAAGYLLVTRQVDAVLIVGTLFFLIPYNLLMYGVNDVFDYESDLANPRKGGIEGDVIRDRAQARRVHRAILWASAVSVVPFVVWLVLQGTVAAGVVLLTVVFAVVAYSAPGLRFKERPFLDSITSAVHFVGPLVYGLVLAGAPIADPGVWQVWAAFLTWGMASHAFGAVQDVTADREGGISSVATYLGARRTVWLAFGWYILAAVVLATLPWPGRLAALLVVPYVLSVARFGRITDDTCEDANRGWRTFLWLNQPVGFLVTMLLIAVWKGWL from the coding sequence ATCGCGAGCATCGTCAAGGCGTCGCGGCCGGTGTCGTGGATCAACACCGCCTTCCCCTTCGCGGCCGGGTATCTGCTGGTCACGCGACAGGTCGATGCGGTGCTGATCGTGGGCACCCTGTTCTTCCTGATCCCGTACAACCTGCTGATGTACGGCGTGAACGATGTCTTCGACTACGAGTCGGACCTGGCGAACCCTCGCAAGGGCGGCATCGAGGGCGACGTGATCCGCGACCGCGCGCAGGCGAGGCGGGTGCATCGCGCGATCCTGTGGGCGTCGGCCGTGTCGGTGGTGCCGTTCGTCGTATGGCTCGTGCTGCAGGGCACGGTCGCGGCGGGCGTGGTGCTCCTGACGGTCGTGTTCGCGGTCGTCGCCTACTCGGCGCCGGGGCTGCGGTTCAAGGAACGGCCGTTCCTCGACTCGATCACGTCCGCGGTGCACTTCGTGGGCCCGCTCGTCTACGGGCTGGTGCTGGCCGGCGCGCCGATCGCGGATCCGGGCGTGTGGCAGGTCTGGGCCGCGTTCCTGACGTGGGGCATGGCGAGCCACGCATTCGGCGCGGTGCAGGACGTGACGGCCGACCGTGAGGGCGGCATCTCGTCGGTCGCCACGTACCTCGGTGCGCGGCGGACGGTCTGGCTCGCGTTCGGCTGGTACATCCTTGCCGCCGTCGTGCTCGCGACGCTTCCGTGGCCGGGGCGCCTCGCGGCCCTTCTCGTCGTGCCGTACGTGCTGTCGGTCGCGCGGTTCGGGCGCATCACCGACGACACCTGCGAGGACGCGAACCGTGGCTGGCGTACGTTCCTGTGGCTGAACCAGCCTGTCGGCTTCCTGGTGACCATGCTGCTGATCGCGGTGTGGAAGGGCTGGCTGTAG
- a CDS encoding lycopene cyclase domain-containing protein: MITYATLSGMVLVAIGLVTVPALRRLPGRPLVLTGLVLMTLTAVFDNVIVGAGIVDYDDSLILGLRVPIAPVEDFAYCIGAVLLVPALWTWTARIAPGVPPGGDGDVAPQGDEEVL; the protein is encoded by the coding sequence ATGATCACGTACGCGACCCTGTCCGGCATGGTCCTCGTCGCGATCGGCCTCGTGACCGTGCCGGCGCTGCGTCGGCTCCCGGGGCGGCCGCTGGTGCTCACCGGGCTGGTGCTGATGACGCTGACGGCGGTCTTCGACAACGTGATCGTGGGGGCGGGGATCGTGGACTACGACGACTCGCTCATCCTGGGGCTGAGGGTGCCGATCGCGCCCGTCGAGGACTTCGCGTACTGCATCGGCGCTGTCCTGCTGGTGCCCGCGCTGTGGACATGGACGGCACGGATCGCGCCTGGCGTGCCGCCTGGCGGTGATGGCGACGTCGCTCCTCAAGGTGACGAGGAGGTCCTGTGA
- a CDS encoding lycopene cyclase domain-containing protein has translation MSLTYLAALAISIGGLAVLDRRLRLALFVQPARTMVTVAGAVVVFLAWDALGVGRGIFFIGDAPYLTGVRLAPQIPVEELLFLVLLTYQTLLLWRWFSRSRDARTRSAPDDGPPGGTSRAVDA, from the coding sequence GTGAGCCTGACGTACCTGGCCGCGCTCGCCATCAGCATCGGGGGGCTGGCCGTGCTGGACCGACGCCTGAGGCTCGCGCTGTTCGTGCAGCCGGCGCGCACCATGGTCACGGTGGCGGGTGCCGTCGTCGTGTTCCTCGCGTGGGATGCGCTCGGTGTGGGGCGGGGCATCTTCTTCATCGGCGATGCTCCGTACCTCACGGGCGTGCGGCTCGCTCCGCAGATCCCGGTCGAGGAGCTGCTCTTCCTGGTCCTGCTGACCTACCAGACGCTCCTGCTGTGGCGCTGGTTCTCGCGCTCGCGCGACGCCCGGACCCGCTCCGCTCCCGACGACGGGCCTCCGGGCGGCACCAGCCGGGCCGTCGACGCATGA
- the crtI gene encoding phytoene desaturase family protein — translation MSSRDARDARDARAARETGNAATQGGAGPRIVVIGGGIGGLATAGLLARGGARVTLLERHAQLGGRAGRWQRAGYTWDTGPSWYLMPEAFDQFFALMGRRVEDELDLVDLDPRYRVFFEGDDAHGPAEQLDVVADPEANYARFDAVSAGDGAAMRRYAEDSYSLYRLALDSFLYTTYENPLKVASREVVRRLPALGSLLTRPLGAKIDRHVRDPRLRKILGFHAVFLGSAPDRAPSLYSLMSHMDLTDGVRYPRGGMYEVVEALARIARDEGAVLRTGCDVSRIVVGDDGLASGVVLADGTTLPADVVVSGADMHHTETALLEAPHRWQDEPRWARRSPGVSALLVFAGVKGALPELAHHSLFFTRDWDANFAQIVGDGELSAPVPGSLYVSRVTATNPTAAPAGYENLFMLVPFPADPSLGATEDSRAHLEELAWGYLDQVAAWARIPDLRERTTLFKVTAPADFATELSAWKGSALGLEHTLAQSAMFRPGNASPKVRNLLYVGSSTVPGIGMPICLISAELVAKRLLGDTGASPMPTPAHRGFLSSSTRRGRLGELARGTLTPGGVVDVRGAGG, via the coding sequence GTGAGCTCAAGGGACGCACGGGACGCACGGGACGCACGGGCCGCACGCGAGACAGGGAACGCAGCGACGCAGGGCGGCGCCGGCCCCCGGATCGTCGTGATCGGCGGCGGCATCGGGGGACTTGCGACGGCCGGGCTGCTGGCTCGTGGCGGCGCGCGGGTGACCCTGCTGGAGCGCCATGCGCAGCTCGGCGGCCGAGCGGGACGGTGGCAGCGGGCGGGCTACACGTGGGACACGGGACCGTCGTGGTACCTCATGCCGGAGGCGTTCGACCAGTTCTTCGCGCTCATGGGTCGACGGGTCGAGGACGAGCTCGATTTGGTGGACCTGGATCCGCGCTACCGGGTGTTCTTCGAGGGCGACGACGCGCACGGGCCTGCGGAGCAGCTGGACGTGGTCGCCGACCCCGAGGCGAACTATGCACGCTTCGACGCGGTGAGCGCGGGCGACGGTGCCGCGATGCGGCGGTACGCCGAGGACTCGTACTCGCTCTACCGGCTGGCGCTGGACAGCTTCCTCTACACGACGTACGAGAACCCGCTGAAGGTCGCGTCGCGCGAGGTGGTGCGCAGGCTGCCGGCGCTGGGCTCGCTGCTGACGCGACCGCTGGGCGCCAAGATCGACCGCCATGTGCGCGATCCTCGGCTGCGGAAGATCCTGGGCTTTCATGCCGTGTTCCTCGGCTCGGCGCCCGACCGTGCTCCGTCGCTGTACTCGCTCATGAGCCACATGGACCTCACCGACGGCGTCCGGTACCCGCGGGGCGGGATGTACGAGGTGGTGGAGGCGCTGGCGCGGATCGCCCGCGACGAGGGCGCTGTCCTGCGGACCGGCTGCGACGTGTCCCGGATCGTGGTGGGGGACGACGGCCTCGCGTCAGGCGTGGTCCTCGCCGACGGCACGACCCTGCCGGCGGACGTGGTCGTGTCCGGCGCGGACATGCATCACACCGAGACCGCGCTGCTCGAGGCGCCGCACCGCTGGCAGGACGAGCCACGTTGGGCGCGGCGCTCCCCTGGTGTGAGCGCCTTGCTGGTGTTCGCGGGTGTCAAGGGAGCCCTGCCGGAGCTCGCGCATCACTCGCTGTTCTTCACCCGCGACTGGGACGCGAACTTCGCACAGATCGTCGGCGACGGGGAGCTGTCGGCGCCGGTGCCAGGGTCGCTGTACGTGTCCCGCGTGACGGCCACGAACCCGACCGCAGCGCCCGCCGGCTACGAGAACCTGTTCATGCTGGTGCCGTTCCCGGCGGACCCGTCGCTCGGCGCGACGGAGGACTCGCGCGCGCACCTGGAGGAGCTCGCGTGGGGCTACCTTGATCAGGTAGCGGCGTGGGCACGGATCCCCGACCTGCGCGAACGCACCACGCTGTTCAAGGTCACCGCGCCGGCGGACTTCGCCACCGAGCTGTCCGCCTGGAAGGGCTCAGCGCTGGGGCTGGAGCACACGCTGGCGCAGTCAGCGATGTTCCGGCCCGGGAACGCGTCGCCCAAGGTGCGCAACCTGCTGTACGTAGGGTCGTCGACCGTGCCGGGCATCGGCATGCCCATCTGCCTGATCTCCGCCGAGCTGGTGGCCAAGCGGCTGCTCGGCGACACCGGGGCGTCGCCCATGCCGACGCCGGCGCACCGGGGCTTCCTCTCGTCGTCCACGCGTCGAGGCCGGCTCGGCGAGCTCGCTCGCGGCACCCTCACGCCGGGTGGCGTGGTCGACGTGCGAGGAGCGGGCGGGTGA
- a CDS encoding phytoene/squalene synthase family protein produces the protein MNDADARPPADVPDTDLALYDRTAHDAASQVIARYSTSFGTGTRLLPKAMRGHIEDVYAMVRVADEIVDTYRGPDAGELLDAFEREVHAALDRGFSTNLVAHAFGRTAAQVGITRAQTEPFFASMRMDLERTVHTPETFAAYVHGSAEVIGEMCLAVFLNSSEGPRPLPPTAAEGARRLGAAYQKVNFLRDLGADESALGRSYFPGVTAHTLDDARLAALVADCRADVHAAERCMPALPRRARIAVGTTIDIYLRLLDRIAVTPAARLSAQRVRVPDSMKLALALRNTVTRRRARVERSAQ, from the coding sequence GTGAACGACGCCGACGCGCGCCCCCCTGCGGACGTGCCCGACACCGACCTCGCGCTGTACGACCGCACCGCCCACGATGCCGCCTCACAGGTGATCGCGCGCTACTCCACGAGCTTCGGCACCGGGACGCGGCTGCTGCCCAAAGCGATGCGCGGTCACATCGAGGACGTGTACGCGATGGTGCGGGTGGCGGACGAGATCGTCGACACCTACCGCGGTCCCGACGCCGGCGAGCTGCTGGACGCGTTCGAGCGCGAGGTGCATGCGGCTCTCGACCGGGGCTTCTCCACGAACCTGGTAGCGCACGCGTTCGGGCGCACGGCGGCGCAGGTGGGGATCACGCGCGCGCAGACCGAGCCGTTCTTCGCCTCCATGCGCATGGACCTGGAGCGCACGGTGCACACGCCGGAGACGTTCGCCGCCTACGTCCACGGGTCCGCGGAGGTGATCGGGGAGATGTGCCTGGCGGTGTTCCTCAACTCGAGCGAGGGTCCGCGACCGTTGCCTCCCACCGCAGCCGAGGGCGCGCGCAGGCTGGGCGCGGCGTACCAGAAGGTGAACTTCCTGCGGGACCTGGGGGCCGACGAGTCGGCGCTCGGTCGTTCGTACTTCCCTGGCGTCACGGCGCACACGCTGGACGATGCCCGCCTGGCGGCGCTCGTGGCCGACTGCAGGGCCGACGTGCACGCGGCCGAGCGCTGCATGCCCGCCCTGCCCCGCCGCGCTCGGATCGCGGTGGGCACCACCATCGACATCTACCTGCGGCTGCTGGACCGCATCGCGGTCACGCCGGCGGCGCGCCTCAGCGCGCAGCGCGTACGCGTCCCCGACAGCATGAAGCTGGCTCTCGCGTTGCGGAACACGGTGACGCGCCGGCGGGCGCGTGTGGAGAGGAGCGCGCAGTGA
- a CDS encoding polyprenyl synthetase family protein yields MERVVSVESLHEVVRGRLDAVAETIAEHVSVEAARLPSAGADYRDLWLTLGDQFEGGKSLRPSLTLAAYSGLGGEEPDAVVPVAAAMEMLHTAMLVHDDILDHDEVRRGRPNVAGSRRAALSGGPLTQAQVDNHVLSAALLGGDLAIASAYDLISTAALPAHHRLACLNLLTRAIRTTIAGELLDAYGDLTPPSEADALAVAELKTATYTFVVPLLAGAQLAGADPTMIGHLERIGTSLGVSFQIVDDDLGVFGDPSVTGKSVLSDLRAGKRTELMRLGFHRASAAEREVLEAALGRADLDEAGAAQVREALIESGARGQAMGVARRHARLARRLAFERIPAPLSGYLIELIDLLEDRVS; encoded by the coding sequence ATGGAGCGTGTTGTCAGCGTGGAGTCGCTGCACGAGGTGGTGCGGGGGCGGCTCGATGCTGTGGCGGAGACGATCGCGGAGCACGTGTCCGTCGAGGCCGCGAGGCTCCCCTCTGCAGGTGCGGACTACCGCGACCTGTGGCTGACGCTCGGGGACCAGTTCGAGGGCGGGAAGAGCCTGCGCCCCTCGCTGACCCTGGCCGCATACTCGGGGCTCGGCGGTGAGGAGCCCGACGCCGTGGTGCCCGTCGCTGCCGCCATGGAGATGCTTCACACGGCGATGCTCGTGCACGACGACATCCTGGACCACGACGAGGTGCGGCGCGGCCGCCCGAATGTCGCGGGATCCCGACGCGCCGCCCTCAGCGGGGGACCGCTCACGCAGGCGCAGGTGGACAACCACGTGCTGTCGGCCGCGCTGCTGGGAGGCGACCTGGCGATCGCGTCGGCCTATGACCTGATCTCCACCGCCGCGTTGCCGGCGCATCATCGCCTCGCGTGCCTCAACCTGCTCACGCGGGCCATCCGCACCACGATCGCCGGCGAGCTGCTCGACGCGTACGGCGACCTCACCCCTCCCTCGGAGGCCGACGCGCTCGCCGTCGCCGAGCTCAAGACCGCCACGTACACCTTCGTGGTGCCGCTCCTGGCCGGCGCCCAGCTCGCGGGCGCGGACCCGACGATGATCGGGCACCTGGAGCGCATCGGCACCTCGCTGGGGGTGTCGTTCCAGATCGTCGACGACGACCTGGGGGTGTTCGGCGATCCGTCCGTCACGGGCAAGTCCGTCCTGTCGGACCTGCGCGCGGGCAAGCGCACCGAGCTGATGCGCCTGGGCTTCCACCGTGCCAGCGCGGCCGAGCGCGAGGTGCTGGAGGCCGCGCTCGGTCGCGCCGACCTCGATGAGGCCGGTGCCGCGCAGGTGCGGGAGGCCCTCATCGAGTCCGGTGCGCGCGGTCAGGCGATGGGCGTCGCCCGCCGCCACGCGCGCCTGGCCCGCAGGCTCGCCTTCGAACGGATCCCGGCCCCGCTGTCGGGCTACCTGATCGAGCTCATCGACCTGCTTGAGGACCGCGTGTCGTGA